The nucleotide sequence CGTGTAGGAAATATTTTTTGTAATGTCCACTCCTGAAAAGGGTGTGTGCCGCCTCCACAAAAAGCAATGTCAGTATCTGCAGCAAGCTGTAATAAATAATTTTGCAACTCCAGCAATTCCTTATACAGGCTAGCCGGGTGTTGGTGGATTGAAGAATTTAATTCAATCATGGATTGAGTAATTTCAGGGGTAATTCGATCCTGATAACCGTTTTCACCTATTTTGCGAATTAAATGTTTTGAGCCTGAAGCTAGCTTGCAAGATTGTTTGTCAATAAGCTGAAACTCCAGCTCAATACCGATTGACGCAGGTAATGAACGTTTAAATGACAAATTTTTCATTAGCCATTAGTCCTTTTATTAGTCATTTCCTTATTTTTTATAGTATAGTAGATTAAATGGAAGTCTATTTGAGCAAATAATGGATAAATACTTGATTAAAACCAAAAGATTAGGCTTGCGATTTATCACCAAGGGAGATATTAAACACTTAGAGGCGCTGGACACGGATCCCGAAGTAAAGGAGTTTTTTCCCTCTGGAACCTTGAGCCCTGAAGAGATGAAACAAATGGTTTTTCATTGTATAACCAATTGCAAAACGCAAAGCTTACCTTGTTTTGTCATTTTTGACTTGAAAACAGAAGAATTTGCCGGACGCGCCTACTTTGATAATTTTGAATCGGACATTAAGGTAGGTTATCTGTTTCATAAAAAATTTTGGAATAGAGGCTATGCAACGGAAGTCCTGCTCGCACTATTAGATTGGGCAAAAACGCATATCCCAACCGATCATATAATTGCCTATGCGGATAAAAACAATAAAGCCTCTTTACAGGTGATGAAAAAATGCGGAATGCATTACTATAAAGATGGCGTCTTTAAGGGTATGCTGAGCAAATTTTACCGTTTTAATTTTGACAATAAAAGTTAACCACATTTCGCAAGACCCGTTCGCAGATTATAAGTTGTTCTTTAGAAACAAATTCATCGGCTCCGTGTGCTTGTTCAATATTTCCTGGGCCGCAAATAATCGTTGGGATTTGTGCTTTTTGAAAAAGTCCCGCTTCCGTTGAATAAGATACTTTTGACCGTTTTTGTATGCCCGTTACCCTATGGATTAATTGGGTCAAAGGTGAGGACTCGGTGGTATTAAAGCCCGGGGCTGAAGAGCTTAGATTTAAAAAAACAGTAGCTTTGGGGTAATTTTTGCGCATTTCAGGCACTATCTCCCCTTCAATGTAATTT is from Legionella adelaidensis and encodes:
- a CDS encoding GNAT family N-acetyltransferase, whose product is MDKYLIKTKRLGLRFITKGDIKHLEALDTDPEVKEFFPSGTLSPEEMKQMVFHCITNCKTQSLPCFVIFDLKTEEFAGRAYFDNFESDIKVGYLFHKKFWNRGYATEVLLALLDWAKTHIPTDHIIAYADKNNKASLQVMKKCGMHYYKDGVFKGMLSKFYRFNFDNKS